The proteins below are encoded in one region of Campylobacter rectus:
- the flgN gene encoding flagellar export chaperone FlgN, producing MLKRYLDEAMGVLDELIAQTTEDIENIKLADHSKVDDSVRRKNELVKKFESVKSLLDKELLRVSKENGGANLSSILDDEVKSSLALMRSKLEELYLKNKEYAKYVVGVKEFFDSLLKNMFKGEQDGGYDKNGLRPESLFKTRV from the coding sequence ATGCTTAAAAGATATTTGGATGAGGCGATGGGCGTGCTAGACGAGCTTATCGCTCAAACTACGGAAGATATAGAGAATATAAAACTAGCCGATCACAGCAAGGTCGATGATAGCGTCAGACGCAAAAACGAGCTGGTTAAAAAATTCGAATCTGTAAAATCGCTACTGGATAAAGAGCTTTTGCGAGTCTCAAAGGAAAACGGCGGGGCAAATTTAAGCTCTATCCTTGACGATGAGGTAAAATCATCTCTCGCTCTTATGCGCTCAAAGCTTGAAGAGCTCTACTTAAAAAACAAAGAATACGCAAAATACGTCGTCGGAGTGAAAGAATTTTTCGATAGCTTATTAAAAAATATGTTTAAAGGCGAGCAAGACGGCGGCTACGACAAAAACGGCCTAAGGCCGGAGAGTTTATTTAAAACGAGGGTTTAA
- a CDS encoding flagellar biosynthesis anti-sigma factor FlgM: MIGTLGAKMGMSPQQITRSNDVKKSENMEKTQGKEESKVAKIAEQIANGTYKLDMSKTAKAVADTLL; this comes from the coding sequence ATGATAGGAACTCTCGGAGCTAAAATGGGCATGAGCCCGCAGCAAATCACTCGCTCAAACGACGTAAAAAAGAGCGAAAATATGGAAAAAACACAAGGCAAAGAAGAAAGCAAGGTCGCAAAGATAGCCGAGCAGATCGCGAACGGGACGTATAAGCTAGATATGTCCAAGACTGCAAAAGCCGTTGCCGATACGCTTTTATAA
- a CDS encoding rod-binding protein yields the protein MLNVDTSAALNSYNKFATSSIENRCADKLQSEQDALLKEQTDAFEAFLVKSVLDIALKDENPLFGKDAGDEIYHSMYNDTMSKALSGNLGFSELLFNYLKERA from the coding sequence ATGTTAAACGTAGATACTTCGGCGGCTTTAAACTCCTATAACAAATTTGCCACGAGCTCTATCGAGAACAGGTGCGCGGATAAGCTTCAGAGCGAGCAAGACGCGCTTTTAAAAGAACAAACCGACGCTTTTGAGGCGTTTTTAGTTAAAAGCGTGCTAGATATCGCGCTAAAGGATGAAAATCCGCTATTTGGCAAAGACGCGGGAGACGAGATATATCACTCGATGTATAACGATACGATGAGCAAGGCTCTGAGCGGAAATTTGGGCTTTAGCGAACTTTTATTCAATTATTTGAAAGAAAGGGCTTAA
- a CDS encoding flagellar basal body P-ring protein FlgI, translating into MKLAACLLSLAISAFAAQIKDIANVVGVRENQLIGYGLVVGLNGSGDGSSSEFTIQSLSNMLQSVNVKIKPDDIKSKNTAAVMVIAKLPPFARQGDKLDVVISSIGDAKSLQGGTLLMTPLKGVDGDIYALAQGSLTIGGKSAARGNSGNHVTAGTIPSGAIVEREIAYDIYNQEEIFLSLKESNFDTASNIQKAVNLDVGGDSAVAVDSRTIRIAKPNGANMVDFVARVLNLDVDYKALDKIVIDERTGTIVSGINITVDPVVITHGDITIKIEPGSYENIAANQQTIDLRDGAAIDPLANMLKISGEKTTAASVARALSKMGATPSDIIAIMENLKRVGAIHVNLEII; encoded by the coding sequence ATGAAACTAGCGGCATGCTTGCTGAGCCTTGCCATATCGGCTTTTGCGGCGCAGATAAAGGACATCGCAAACGTCGTTGGCGTAAGGGAAAATCAGCTGATCGGATACGGTCTCGTCGTCGGTTTAAACGGCTCTGGCGACGGCAGTAGTTCGGAGTTTACGATCCAGTCTCTTTCAAATATGCTTCAAAGCGTGAACGTAAAAATCAAGCCCGACGACATCAAATCAAAAAACACCGCCGCGGTAATGGTCATCGCAAAACTGCCGCCGTTTGCGAGGCAAGGCGATAAGCTTGACGTCGTGATATCTTCTATCGGCGATGCAAAGAGCCTTCAGGGCGGAACGCTTTTGATGACTCCGCTTAAGGGCGTGGACGGCGACATTTACGCTCTAGCGCAAGGATCGCTAACCATAGGCGGTAAAAGCGCGGCTAGAGGCAATAGTGGCAATCACGTAACCGCGGGCACGATCCCAAGCGGCGCGATCGTGGAGCGCGAGATCGCATACGATATCTACAATCAAGAAGAGATATTTTTAAGCCTAAAAGAGTCGAATTTCGACACCGCTTCAAACATCCAAAAAGCGGTAAATTTAGACGTAGGTGGCGATAGCGCGGTAGCCGTGGACTCGCGGACGATCAGGATCGCTAAGCCAAACGGCGCAAATATGGTCGATTTTGTGGCTAGAGTGTTAAATTTAGACGTGGATTATAAAGCGCTGGATAAGATCGTAATCGACGAGCGCACCGGCACGATAGTAAGCGGCATAAATATCACCGTCGATCCCGTCGTCATCACGCACGGCGATATCACGATAAAGATAGAGCCGGGCTCCTACGAAAACATAGCGGCAAATCAGCAAACCATCGACTTGCGAGACGGGGCCGCGATCGATCCGCTAGCTAATATGCTAAAAATCAGCGGCGAAAAAACGACGGCGGCCAGCGTCGCAAGGGCGCTAAGCAAGATGGGCGCGACGCCTAGCGACATCATAGCGATAATGGAAAATCTAAAACGCGTGGGCGCCATACACGTAAATTTGGAGATAATATAA
- the rsmD gene encoding 16S rRNA (guanine(966)-N(2))-methyltransferase RsmD — protein sequence MKNLYATISSGKFKGKKLLLPSLQTTRSTKSIVKGSFFDSFRYELAGKVFIEAFGGSALMAAEALSNGATKAYAVEIDKNAYKIALQNAKLIGDELEIVSGDTFDTTPAIVARQNLPVILYLDPPFDIRDGFADVYEKCVNLARNLPKDKIYLIAFEHASHLNLPENIGAFSLLKSKKFGNTSLSYYS from the coding sequence TTGAAAAATCTCTACGCTACGATTTCAAGCGGTAAATTTAAAGGTAAAAAGCTGCTTTTGCCCTCGCTTCAAACCACAAGAAGCACCAAAAGCATCGTCAAAGGCTCGTTTTTTGATTCGTTTCGCTACGAGCTAGCGGGTAAAGTTTTTATCGAGGCTTTCGGCGGTAGCGCGCTGATGGCCGCAGAGGCGCTAAGTAACGGCGCGACAAAGGCCTACGCGGTAGAAATCGATAAAAACGCCTACAAAATCGCGCTACAAAACGCTAAACTTATCGGCGACGAACTGGAAATCGTAAGCGGCGATACCTTTGATACTACTCCGGCCATCGTCGCGAGACAAAATTTACCCGTTATTTTGTATCTTGATCCGCCTTTTGATATCAGGGACGGCTTTGCGGACGTTTATGAAAAGTGCGTAAATTTGGCGCGAAATTTACCCAAAGATAAAATTTATCTAATCGCTTTCGAGCATGCCAGTCACTTAAATTTGCCGGAAAATATCGGCGCCTTTTCGCTTTTAAAATCTAAAAAATTCGGAAACACCTCGCTTAGCTACTATTCTTAA
- a CDS encoding FlaG family protein produces MEIFKVASQPMANVATSSHAQSSTQTREVERTQIQQDTTRNLTEQNNETLNEKIKEATEKLNRQMEDLGTSIRFGYNDKIEAMFVNVLEMKTGEVIRKIPTEQAMKLSEYFREAVGMLFDKES; encoded by the coding sequence ATGGAAATTTTCAAAGTAGCGAGTCAGCCTATGGCAAACGTAGCCACAAGCTCGCACGCACAAAGCTCCACGCAAACCAGGGAGGTCGAAAGGACGCAGATCCAGCAAGATACCACGCGCAATCTAACCGAGCAAAACAACGAAACGCTAAATGAAAAAATAAAAGAAGCCACCGAAAAGCTAAATAGACAGATGGAAGACCTAGGCACCAGCATACGATTTGGTTACAACGACAAGATCGAGGCGATGTTCGTAAACGTATTAGAGATGAAAACGGGCGAAGTGATCCGCAAAATCCCGACCGAACAGGCAATGAAACTAAGCGAATATTTTAGAGAAGCGGTCGGTATGCTATTTGACAAGGAGAGCTAA
- the fliD gene encoding flagellar filament capping protein FliD, which yields MALGKVSSLGFGSQVLTQDVINKLKAADEAGQIKPVTNKIAANATKQKDLTALKTLIGTFRSSVSALADDSSYQKRTTSSDGKSADISVSPGVAVQNIDIDVKQLAKKDVYQSTKFGTSSSFIGKNGTFGIKVGNQTYKIEVKSSTTLEELADKINEVTNGAVSARAMKVGGEDPYQLILQSKETGADNKIEITNVDNDGNALNGADDVLQKLGWDSANIANNKISTAQDAEFVYNGITIKRSGNEIKDLNLGMTIKLKDTGKTTFSVKEDTSAIKESMKSMVTAYNNLVNNLKVATDYDSDTKKSGTFQGVGEINTIKSTLNKILFGNQTYTKDNVTKTANLADYGLSLNKEGLLELDSSKLGKKLDEDLQSVQKIFAGGTTYGTAQVLSSKPVDGGALSIGGEDLVINGKKINLAATPASNSSKQNALALLKAINDAGIPGVQATLTANEDGIMLKTTNGTAINIKGSAAALNAVGFSESTVTPKNTTVNGIFASTKKAVDGLINSKNGSLTKYAQSLTEEKKTLDKEKEKTQKTLDAKYATMEERFLAYDKIISKLNSEFSSLKSMIEAEYNKK from the coding sequence ATGGCGTTAGGTAAAGTTTCTTCGCTCGGCTTTGGCAGCCAAGTCTTAACGCAAGACGTTATAAATAAACTAAAAGCCGCCGACGAAGCGGGTCAGATAAAACCCGTAACAAATAAAATCGCTGCAAACGCGACAAAGCAAAAGGATTTGACGGCTCTAAAAACGCTGATAGGCACCTTTCGTTCCTCGGTTTCTGCGCTAGCGGACGATAGCTCGTATCAAAAAAGAACAACCAGCTCGGACGGCAAGAGCGCCGATATAAGCGTAAGCCCCGGCGTAGCGGTACAAAATATCGATATAGACGTGAAGCAGCTAGCCAAAAAAGACGTTTATCAAAGCACGAAATTTGGCACCTCAAGCTCGTTTATCGGCAAAAACGGAACTTTTGGCATAAAAGTAGGAAACCAAACATATAAAATCGAAGTCAAAAGCTCAACTACGCTCGAAGAGCTAGCCGATAAGATCAACGAAGTCACAAACGGCGCCGTCTCGGCAAGAGCGATGAAGGTAGGCGGCGAAGATCCATATCAGCTCATCCTTCAGTCAAAAGAAACGGGCGCGGATAATAAAATCGAGATAACAAACGTCGACAATGACGGCAACGCTCTAAACGGCGCGGACGATGTTCTGCAAAAATTAGGCTGGGACAGCGCAAATATCGCAAACAATAAAATCTCGACCGCGCAAGATGCTGAATTTGTCTATAACGGCATCACGATAAAGCGAAGCGGCAACGAGATAAAAGATCTAAATTTAGGAATGACGATAAAGCTAAAGGATACGGGCAAGACGACTTTTAGTGTCAAAGAGGACACTAGCGCGATAAAAGAGAGTATGAAAAGTATGGTGACGGCGTATAACAACCTCGTAAATAACCTAAAAGTCGCCACAGACTATGATTCGGATACGAAAAAATCGGGGACGTTTCAAGGTGTCGGCGAGATAAATACGATAAAATCGACGCTAAATAAAATTTTATTCGGCAACCAAACCTATACGAAAGATAACGTAACAAAGACAGCAAATTTAGCCGACTACGGCCTAAGCCTAAACAAAGAAGGCTTGCTGGAGCTAGACAGCTCAAAACTCGGCAAAAAACTAGATGAGGATTTGCAGAGCGTGCAAAAGATATTTGCCGGCGGCACTACTTACGGTACGGCTCAGGTTCTTAGCTCAAAACCGGTAGACGGCGGAGCTCTTAGCATCGGCGGCGAGGATCTCGTGATAAACGGTAAAAAGATAAATTTAGCCGCTACTCCGGCGTCAAATTCGTCAAAGCAAAACGCTCTAGCGCTACTAAAAGCCATAAACGACGCCGGGATACCCGGCGTGCAAGCGACGCTAACCGCAAACGAAGACGGCATCATGCTAAAAACCACAAACGGCACGGCGATAAACATAAAAGGCTCGGCTGCGGCGCTAAATGCGGTAGGCTTTAGCGAATCGACCGTAACGCCGAAAAACACGACCGTCAACGGTATCTTTGCATCGACTAAAAAGGCGGTGGACGGGCTGATCAACTCAAAAAACGGCTCTCTTACAAAATACGCCCAAAGCCTAACCGAGGAAAAAAAGACACTGGACAAAGAAAAAGAAAAGACGCAAAAGACGTTAGATGCGAAATACGCCACGATGGAAGAGCGATTTTTGGCTTACGACAAGATCATCAGTAAGCTAAATAGCGAATTTTCGTCGCTAAAATCGATGATCGAAGCAGAATACAACAAGAAATAA
- the fliS gene encoding flagellar export chaperone FliS, whose protein sequence is MHYNTAHTAYSQNAVGGIESPTKLIEMLYEGVLRFIFRARKAMQDNDVEKKVYFINRTNAIFVELLNSLDYNQGSIAHYLSGLYTRQIQLLSIANLNNDEQSLNEVVSVTKQLLEAWKETTNAGQADVAG, encoded by the coding sequence ATGCATTATAACACTGCGCACACGGCGTATTCGCAAAACGCGGTAGGCGGCATCGAGTCGCCTACCAAGCTCATCGAGATGCTTTACGAGGGCGTTTTGAGATTTATTTTTAGAGCTAGAAAAGCGATGCAAGATAACGACGTGGAGAAAAAAGTATATTTTATAAACCGCACGAACGCCATCTTTGTCGAGCTTCTAAACTCGTTAGACTACAACCAAGGTAGCATCGCGCACTATCTTAGCGGGCTTTATACGAGACAGATCCAGCTCCTGTCAATAGCAAATCTAAACAACGACGAGCAGAGCCTAAACGAGGTCGTGAGCGTAACCAAACAGCTGCTTGAAGCGTGGAAAGAGACGACAAATGCGGGGCAAGCCGATGTGGCTGGATGA
- the ppk2 gene encoding polyphosphate kinase 2 — protein sequence MSKDKKNSDELDYERELRRLQIELLKFQNHVKEQGLRVLIIVEGRDAAGKGGSIKRLTEHLNPRGCRIVALEKPSDVERSQWYFQRYVAHLPSAGEIVIFDRSWYNRAGVEPVMGFCTQEEHKEFLREVPKFEEMIKNSGIIFFKFYLSVSKEEQKKRFKERLTDPLKQFKISPVDEKSQELWDQYTIAKYSMLLASNTPFCPWTIIVSDSKKQARINLFRHILANVEYPKKIDAKNFECDEGVVRSGEDEIRQMEANLKNEKLSKMNG from the coding sequence ATGTCAAAAGATAAAAAAAATAGCGACGAGCTAGACTACGAACGCGAGCTTAGAAGGCTGCAAATCGAGCTTTTAAAATTTCAAAATCACGTAAAAGAGCAAGGCCTGCGCGTACTCATCATCGTCGAGGGACGCGACGCGGCGGGCAAGGGCGGCTCGATAAAGCGCCTAACCGAGCATCTAAATCCGCGCGGATGCCGTATAGTCGCACTTGAAAAGCCAAGCGACGTCGAGCGCTCGCAGTGGTACTTTCAGCGTTACGTCGCGCATTTGCCAAGCGCGGGCGAGATCGTGATCTTTGACCGCTCGTGGTACAACCGCGCGGGCGTCGAGCCGGTGATGGGCTTTTGCACGCAAGAAGAGCACAAGGAGTTTTTGCGTGAAGTGCCTAAATTTGAGGAGATGATCAAAAACTCGGGCATCATTTTCTTTAAATTTTACCTCTCGGTCTCGAAAGAGGAGCAAAAAAAGCGTTTCAAAGAGCGCCTCACCGACCCGCTCAAGCAGTTTAAGATTTCGCCCGTAGATGAAAAAAGCCAGGAGCTCTGGGATCAATACACCATCGCCAAATACTCGATGCTGCTAGCCTCAAACACGCCGTTTTGTCCGTGGACGATCATCGTTTCAGATAGCAAAAAACAGGCTCGCATCAACCTTTTTAGACACATCCTAGCAAACGTCGAATACCCGAAAAAAATAGACGCCAAAAACTTTGAGTGCGACGAAGGCGTCGTAAGGAGCGGCGAGGATGAGATACGCCAGATGGAGGCAAATCTCAAAAATGAAAAGCTATCCAAGATGAACGGATAG
- a CDS encoding DUF4214 domain-containing protein yields MALTSKDINALYITLFNRIAEGDGQQYWLNAANKNSLEIKDVAAAMLATEPSKEYFSGKESNEDFINHIYTNLFSKDKSKDPEGVAFWTKSLNNGNSKEVVVSELLKAAEHGNYDDADAIRAQNLYLNKLKVADVGAKIIQKLPEKSTLAQKLAAFGNILKEITDKSTATEVATILKTQALINGVKTVGNKEFAKIIAAAFEGATQEQIERVIENLEKNGNFMYRQITDKDGFMKLFDSSDVGVKAQGVDYVVYKGIDGKYYKDEGGQKVVADISLAKLKISSVKLPTNEIYTFKTPVTKTEETLKAYTVQGILKERKEGDVLTVDKSSMLFGADKNISELLTDIKTLVTAYYSGKIYEFSLPENVNFRVLDTPANLQQKGVAEVLSLLAERVKSVDVNQENSLFELNILQFKNLKGKFTSPSDETLAIAKFGMFKDILALKENVLLKDSVANFKTALGNSSDLNALKSANSIDVTDEQGVLELTLVQYSLLRDKFIDANDTLLVSDVTGAVAASKAKDIFTLSANVSNLTISDFSNEDKINFKNLGVKEKISAQNLGLAANAGREIKNGDIYSVKMDENISGKDYGGKDFAELIAANKTAFKNTTSNQEGTKAVVAVQGKDVTQLYKIVADGNGTLESSEISLIGAITAEKDGASVGAVLNEQNILID; encoded by the coding sequence ATGGCTTTAACGAGTAAGGATATAAACGCTCTATATATCACGCTTTTTAACAGGATCGCCGAGGGAGACGGACAGCAGTATTGGCTAAACGCGGCTAATAAAAATTCTCTGGAGATCAAAGACGTAGCCGCCGCTATGCTGGCTACGGAGCCCTCAAAGGAGTATTTTAGCGGCAAAGAGAGCAATGAGGATTTTATAAATCACATTTATACGAATTTGTTTTCAAAAGATAAGAGTAAAGACCCCGAGGGCGTGGCGTTTTGGACTAAAAGCTTAAATAACGGTAATTCCAAAGAAGTCGTAGTAAGCGAACTTTTAAAGGCTGCCGAGCACGGAAACTACGATGATGCCGACGCGATAAGGGCGCAAAATTTATACCTCAATAAACTAAAAGTCGCCGACGTGGGCGCCAAGATCATACAAAAACTGCCAGAAAAAAGCACGTTAGCGCAGAAATTAGCCGCATTTGGAAATATTTTAAAAGAGATAACCGACAAGAGCACGGCTACCGAGGTGGCGACGATTTTAAAAACGCAGGCTTTGATAAACGGCGTAAAAACCGTCGGAAACAAAGAATTTGCCAAAATCATTGCCGCTGCATTTGAGGGAGCAACGCAAGAGCAAATCGAGCGAGTGATAGAAAATCTGGAAAAAAACGGAAATTTTATGTATCGTCAGATAACGGACAAAGACGGCTTTATGAAGCTTTTTGATAGTAGCGACGTGGGCGTGAAAGCCCAGGGCGTAGATTATGTCGTTTATAAGGGTATCGACGGTAAATACTACAAAGACGAGGGCGGACAAAAGGTTGTCGCGGACATAAGCCTCGCAAAGCTTAAAATTTCAAGCGTCAAGCTACCTACGAATGAAATTTATACGTTTAAAACTCCCGTTACCAAGACCGAAGAGACGCTAAAGGCATATACCGTGCAAGGGATCTTAAAAGAGAGAAAAGAGGGCGACGTGCTCACGGTAGATAAAAGCTCGATGCTGTTTGGCGCCGATAAAAATATCTCCGAGCTGCTAACGGATATAAAAACGCTCGTAACGGCGTATTATTCGGGTAAAATTTACGAGTTTAGCCTGCCTGAAAACGTAAATTTTAGAGTCCTCGATACGCCCGCGAATTTGCAGCAAAAGGGCGTGGCTGAGGTGCTCTCTTTGCTCGCAGAGCGCGTAAAAAGCGTCGATGTAAATCAAGAAAATAGCCTGTTTGAGCTTAATATTTTGCAGTTTAAGAACCTAAAAGGCAAATTTACTAGCCCTAGCGACGAGACTCTGGCGATCGCTAAATTCGGTATGTTTAAAGATATACTCGCGCTAAAAGAGAATGTTTTATTGAAAGATAGCGTTGCAAATTTTAAAACCGCGTTAGGAAACTCAAGCGATTTAAACGCTTTAAAATCCGCAAACAGCATCGACGTTACCGATGAACAAGGCGTTTTGGAACTAACCTTGGTTCAGTATTCGCTTTTGAGAGATAAATTTATCGACGCAAACGATACCTTGCTCGTATCGGACGTGACCGGAGCCGTAGCCGCAAGTAAAGCTAAAGATATATTTACCTTATCGGCGAATGTTTCAAATTTGACGATTTCGGATTTTTCAAACGAAGATAAGATAAATTTTAAAAATTTAGGCGTCAAAGAGAAAATAAGCGCCCAAAATTTAGGCCTCGCCGCAAATGCCGGTAGAGAGATAAAAAACGGCGATATTTATAGCGTCAAAATGGACGAAAATATATCGGGCAAAGATTACGGCGGGAAAGATTTCGCAGAGCTTATCGCCGCAAACAAAACGGCTTTTAAAAATACTACTTCAAATCAAGAAGGCACGAAAGCCGTAGTAGCCGTGCAAGGCAAGGACGTAACTCAGCTTTATAAGATCGTAGCGGACGGTAACGGCACGCTAGAAAGCAGCGAGATCTCGCTGATAGGAGCGATAACCGCCGAAAAAGACGGCGCAAGCGTCGGCGCCGTGCTAAACGAGCAAAATATCTTAATAGACTAG
- the dsbD gene encoding protein-disulfide reductase DsbD, translated as MFLRPIAILFLLINFAFCEPLSVKEAFNLTAHADEQNVEFRFAPAPNIHVYKDSLAASLGERNLNSHLNFPKSEIEDEREVYTGKFSLFVPINLLKELSGDENFALKLEYQGCAKDGICYQPQTLNFSVKKGLSGYSVTQIIEAAEPDEFASSQAPLSEQDSIAASLSSANFLLSLVTFFGYGLLLSLTPCIFPMIPILSSIIVSKQASSAHGGRNGAVNLSTADENSVKFDGSNPHAKNNKSKKPRAASGFFLSLIYVFAMACAYAVAGVAASVFGSGVQTALQTPAVLIGFSIVFVALALSMFGLYELQMPLALQNALSKKAQSKGGVVGVFVMGFLSALIASPCVAAPLAGVLLYIAQSGNALFGGLALFTMGLGMGVPLLLIGASSGKILPRPGAWMDKIKTLFGFIMLIMAVWLSARVMGARAELLLYGVIGVFASVFFGAFDATNAERSDGKKLLKGTALLAFIYSVLLIVGSFSGAKSALNPLEGFKNAGGAGVNLSKNEPNFITVSNLAELENAVKSSSKPVLIDFYATWCASCNELDEITFKDETVLKKLENFTLLRADVTKNSSDNAQIMKKFGLIGPPAILFFRAGSDAQDELKNARLIGFYPPEKFLAHLEKFGL; from the coding sequence ATGTTTTTAAGACCAATCGCTATCTTATTTCTTTTGATAAATTTTGCCTTTTGCGAACCGTTATCGGTCAAAGAGGCCTTCAATCTAACGGCTCACGCAGACGAGCAAAACGTCGAGTTTAGATTTGCTCCCGCGCCAAATATCCACGTCTATAAAGACAGCCTCGCAGCAAGCCTGGGCGAGCGAAATTTAAACTCGCACCTAAACTTCCCCAAAAGCGAGATCGAGGACGAGCGCGAGGTTTATACGGGCAAATTTAGCCTTTTTGTGCCGATAAATTTGCTAAAAGAGCTTAGCGGCGACGAAAATTTCGCCCTAAAGCTCGAATACCAAGGCTGCGCCAAAGACGGCATCTGCTACCAGCCGCAAACGCTAAATTTTAGCGTCAAAAAGGGGCTTAGCGGCTACTCCGTCACGCAAATCATAGAGGCCGCCGAGCCCGACGAGTTTGCAAGCTCTCAAGCGCCGCTTTCCGAACAAGACTCCATCGCCGCAAGCCTTAGTAGCGCAAATTTCCTCCTCTCGCTCGTCACGTTTTTCGGCTACGGATTGCTACTCTCGCTCACGCCTTGCATATTTCCGATGATACCGATCCTCTCATCGATCATCGTCTCAAAGCAAGCCAGTAGTGCGCACGGCGGCAGAAACGGCGCCGTAAATTTAAGCACAGCGGACGAAAACTCGGTCAAATTTGATGGTAGTAACCCGCACGCCAAAAATAACAAAAGCAAAAAACCGCGCGCCGCGAGTGGATTTTTCCTCTCTCTCATCTATGTTTTTGCGATGGCGTGCGCCTACGCGGTCGCCGGCGTAGCGGCTAGCGTTTTTGGCTCGGGCGTGCAAACCGCACTGCAAACTCCGGCCGTGCTGATCGGCTTTAGCATCGTTTTCGTCGCGCTTGCGCTTTCTATGTTTGGACTTTACGAGCTTCAGATGCCGCTCGCCCTGCAAAACGCGCTTAGCAAAAAAGCCCAAAGCAAAGGCGGCGTAGTCGGCGTTTTCGTCATGGGATTTTTATCCGCGCTTATCGCCAGCCCCTGCGTCGCCGCACCGCTTGCGGGCGTGCTACTTTATATCGCGCAGAGCGGAAACGCGCTATTTGGCGGGCTTGCGCTATTTACGATGGGACTTGGTATGGGTGTGCCGCTACTGCTTATCGGCGCAAGCTCGGGCAAAATTTTGCCGCGACCGGGCGCTTGGATGGATAAAATCAAGACGCTTTTCGGTTTTATCATGCTGATAATGGCGGTTTGGCTTAGCGCACGCGTGATGGGCGCCAGAGCGGAGCTACTGCTCTACGGCGTTATCGGCGTGTTTGCTAGCGTATTTTTCGGAGCTTTTGATGCGACAAACGCAGAGCGCTCGGACGGCAAAAAGCTGCTAAAAGGCACGGCGCTACTAGCCTTTATCTACTCTGTTTTGCTGATCGTGGGCTCGTTTTCGGGCGCAAAATCGGCGCTAAATCCGCTCGAAGGCTTTAAAAACGCAGGCGGTGCAGGCGTAAATTTGAGCAAAAACGAACCTAATTTTATCACCGTGTCAAATTTAGCCGAGCTGGAAAATGCGGTAAAAAGCTCATCCAAACCCGTGCTGATCGATTTTTACGCGACTTGGTGCGCTAGCTGCAACGAACTTGACGAGATCACTTTTAAAGACGAAACCGTGCTAAAAAAACTCGAAAATTTTACTCTTTTACGCGCGGACGTGACGAAAAATAGTAGCGATAATGCGCAAATAATGAAAAAGTTCGGGCTCATCGGGCCGCCCGCGATCCTATTTTTTCGCGCCGGTAGCGATGCGCAAGACGAGCTAAAAAACGCGCGACTCATCGGCTTTTATCCGCCCGAAAAATTTTTAGCCCATCTTGAAAAATTCGGGCTGTGA
- a CDS encoding nitrous oxide-stimulated promoter family protein: protein MTNEKFTEQVTTLAKFLQTYCADKHALAPKREINLELTYKGKNLNDSVRTQLCAECEQLFFYAHEQLLACSHDIKPSCRKCPHPCYEKPRWTQMAKIMKYSGVKFGLVKLKKIFTFSKTAE from the coding sequence ATGACGAATGAGAAATTTACCGAACAGGTCACGACTTTGGCAAAATTTTTGCAGACTTACTGCGCCGATAAGCACGCGCTAGCGCCGAAGCGCGAGATAAATTTGGAGCTAACCTATAAGGGCAAAAATTTAAATGATAGCGTCCGAACGCAGCTTTGCGCCGAGTGCGAGCAGCTGTTTTTCTACGCTCACGAGCAGCTTTTAGCCTGTTCGCACGATATCAAACCGAGCTGCCGTAAGTGCCCGCATCCGTGCTACGAAAAGCCCAGATGGACGCAGATGGCAAAGATAATGAAGTATAGCGGCGTGAAGTTCGGGCTTGTAAAACTAAAAAAGATATTTACCTTTTCAAAAACGGCGGAGTAG